GACAACCCTATCGAGGTAATCACCTATGGCCGGACGGTCGAAAGTATTCGATCTTCATGGTGTACATTGATCTTCCATGAACTGAGGACCGCCATGTACGTATCCGGTGATTTGACCGCTCCGTTTGACACCCTCCGGCTCAGTAGCGCCCTCCGCAAGCACCTGCTCGAACGCGCCCGATCCGTCGATCATCGCGTCGACACGGCTCATCCGCGCCAGCCTCGGATTCCCTTCGATGTCGCGGAGGGGCTGCAGTTGAGCGTGACCCACCCCGGCGGCAGCGCCTGCAGGTTCCGCATCTATCCGCGCGAGCTGGGCTCTACGAGCGTCAGCTTCCTTCACGGCGGGTTTCTGCATGCCGGCAGCCGGTGCATCCTGCACCTTCTGTCGCTCAACCGCCAGCTTCGCGCCGTCAGCGGGCGGGTCGTCGCCTGCCGACATGTCGAGGGCTTGGCACACGAAGTCTTCATGGAATTCGATCAGTCGATCAACGTATCCGCCTTCGTCGGCGACGTCGGGCTGGCCAGCGAATCCAACCGCCTGAGCATGCCGCTGGCCCGAGTGATGCGCGTGCTGTGCGTGCATGTGGACCAGGCGACACGATCGGCGATCAGCAATGCGCTCAGCGCCGCGTCGTGCATGGTGGACTCCGCCAACTGCGCGACGATCGCCGCACAGCGCCTCGGCGGGCGTCCGTACGATCGGGTGTTCATCGACATGGCGTTGCCCGACGGCGATCCGTCGCGCCTCGCCCTGCGTTGCCGCAACGCCGGCGTGCGCGGCCCGATCATCGCGCTCTACAACAACCCCGTGCCTGACCGAACAGGCGACATCCCCGTCGGTTTCGACGCCGTCATGGAGGCGCCCTTCGAGATCGGCTGTCTGCTCGGCGAAATCGCGCCGCCCGCCGAACCGGAATTGATCGCGCTTTCCGCGTAAATCGCTGTTATTCCATCGCCGGCGTGACCTGTCCGACGGCGATCGAAGCTGGTTCGGCCGCCTGCCGCTCCGGATGGTCGAGCACGTAATGCTGAAGCGCATACGCCACGCCGCCCACATCATTGGGCGGCACCACCGCATCCGCCGCATCGAGCACTTCGACCCACGCATTGGCGACCGCCACGCCCAGCCCCGCCCATCGCAGCATGCCGCAGTCATTGGGCGCATCGCCGATCGCCATCACATGCCGCTGCGGAATCCCGTACGCCGTCGCCACACGCTGCAGCGCCGCGGACTTGTCGGCCTGGGGGTTCATGAGCTGAATCAGATAGTTGTCGCTGACGGCCATGGCGACCCGGCCGGCGAACACCTTGGCGATCGACCCGCGCACGGGGGCGAGCCGCGACGGCTCGTCGAGCAGCATGAGTTTGGTCACCGGGCTGGTGAGCACCGTGTCGAGCGGGCCGACGAAATCCGGCGAGCGACCGGCGGGCGCCGTCATGGGCATGTACGCTTCCTCGACGCCGTCGGTGTACCACTTGTCGAGGACTTCGACGCTGATCATGACGCGGGGGTTGATCTTGCGCGCCAGCGCGATGATGGATTTGACAAGCTGGGGATCGAGCGGGACGTGACACCAATGTCGATTGGCGGGCAGATCGCAGATCAGCGCGCCGTTGTAATGGATGGACATGGTATTGAGTTTGAGGAGCCGGTGAATTTCGCGGACGCTACGCGGCGGGCGAGCGGAGGCAAGCACGATCTTGACGCCGCGCTCCACGCACCGGGCGATCACGCGCTGCGTCGTCACCGGCAGCAGCTTCTCGGTCGAAAGCAGCGTGCCGTCGATGTCGATGGCGACCAGGTCGATGCGCGGCCAGACCGGCGGCTCCGGGCGTGGCGGCGATTCCGGGGGCGGTTCAGGGGTCGGACCCGATGGGTTCGTCGGTTGCTCGTCAGTCATGTCAATCGCACAAACCTCTCGTCCCACGCCGCGTCCTGCGGGCGGCTGACCTGCACAGTATATAGGCAAACCCAACATTCTGAACAAAAATGATGCAATCCATATCATTCAGATCGGCTCAATTCGCCCAAAAACTAACGGCCCGTTTTTTGCTGATAATTTCTTGTGTCATCCGTTTCGGCGGATGGAGGCGCCATGTCGTACCCATGACGACATTGGCTGGGTGCAGCCCAAACGATTGGACGGCCGTTTTTGAGCATCAGCAGCGAAAAAACCATCGCCTCGAAACTGCGTTTCGAGACCGTTGCTCTCAATCTGACGCGACCCGATGTCGACGCCGATGTTGACCAGCCATATCGCGATCTGGAAAACCGTTACCACGCCCTGATCGACGTCGTCATCCCGATCGGCGCGATGCTCTTTTACGAACGCGATTACAATGTGCTGCTGGAGCGGATTCTCGTCGAAACGCAGAAACTCTGCCGAGCCGATGGAGGCACGCTCTACCTCCTCACCGAGGAGCAAGCGCTCAAGTTCGCCATCGTCCGCAACACCTCGCTGAACATCGCCATGGGCGGCACGGCCGACAAGGGTCCGCCCTTCGAATCGCTCCAGCTTTACCATCCCGAAACCGGCGCCCCCAATCTCGCGCACATCGCCACGCACTGCGCCATCACCGGGCAGACCATCAACATCCCCGACGCCTACGGCTACCCGCATTTCGACTTCTCCGGCGCCAAGCGCTTCGATCAGAAGACCGGCTACCGATCGACATCGTTCGTCACCGTCCCGCTCCGCAGTCAGACCGATCGCACCATCGGCGTGCTGCAGATGATCAACGCCACCGATGATGACGGCAAGATCATCGCTTTCGATCCCAACATGCAGCGGCTCATCGAGGCGCTCGCTACGCTTGCCGCCGCCGCGCTGGAGCACTATCAGAACGAGGCGAAGCTGCGCGACCGCATCGCCCAGCTCAAAGTCGAAATCGACCACGCCAAGCGGGCGGAGGAAGTTTCGCAGATCGCCGACACCGACTACTTCCGCGACCTCAAAGCCAGGGCTGCCGCCATCCGCAGTGATTCGCAGCGCCGCCGGCAGTAACCGAACGCTTTGAAGGAAAAGGCATGGCCAAAATCATCTCGGTCCACTCGTTCCGCGGCGGAACCGGCAAATCCAACACCACCGCAAACCTCGCCCTCATGATCGCCACGCGCGGCAACAAGGTCGGCATCGTCGACACCGATATCCAGTCGCCCGGGATCCATACTCTCTTCGGCCTCACCGAAGACCGCATCACGCATGCGCTCAACGATTATCTCTGGGATAAGTGCAACATCGAGGACGCCGCCTACGATGTGACCCCGCCGGGCGCCAGCGCGGTGTATCCCTCGCTCAACGGGCACGGACAGGTGTTCCTCATCCCTTCGAGCATCAAAGGCGGTGAAATCGCCAAGATTCTTCGCGAGGGCTACGACGTGGCGAAACTCAACGACGGGTTTCACACGCTCATCGAAAAGCTCGACCTCGATTACCTGTTCATCGACACGCATCCGGGCGTCAACGAAGAGACGCTTCTGTCGATCGCCATCTCCGACATGCTTGTGCTGATCATGCGCCCCGATCATCAGGACTATCAGGGCACGGCCGTGACCGTCGATCTGGCGCGCCGGCTCGAGGTGCCCAAGATGATGATCATCGTCAACAAAGTCCCGCCGCGTTCGGACAAGGCGGCGCTCAAACGCGATACGGAAAAAGCGTACGGCGTCCCCGTCGCCGCGACGATCGCGCTCACCGAAGACATGGTGCAGATGGCCAGCCGCGATCTTTTCTGTCTGCATCACCCGAATCACGAACTGACGCGCACCCTGCTCGACGTCGCCGCGATGTTGGCGGAGTGAGTCGGGGATCGGGCGTTGGGGGTTGGGGATCAGGGGTCCGGGATCGGGGTACAGAAAAAATGCCGTGCAAACGGGGCGATGTCACGCAGGTGTCATCCTGTCTTAACCCCGATCCCAGACCCCCGACCCCCGATCCCTATCTCCCCCTTCGACTGCAATCATTGACGAGTTTCTCGTAGTTGTTGTGACAGCCGAAGACGTGCAGTTCGTAGTATTTGGACAGTTCCTCGAGGGCGAGGATGCCGCGGACGCTGTTGCCGCGGGGGTCGAGGAGCGGGCTGAAGACGCCGAGGCCGGCCACGCCCGGGACGACGGCGCAGATGCCCCCGCCGACGCCGCTTTTGGCGGCGAGTCCGACGCGGTAGTACCACTCGCCGGAGTAGTCGTACATGCCGCAGGTGCTCATGACGGACAGCAGGTCCTTGATGTACTGCGGATCGATGGCGCGCTGTTGTGTGACGGGGTGAACCCCACCATTAGCGAGCGTCGCGCCCATCATGGCCAGATCCTGCGCACAGACCAGCAGGGAGCATTGCTTGAAGTACAGATCGAGCGATTCTTCGAGGGCGTGGCCCAGATTGTTGAAGTTCAGGAGGAAGTGAGCGATCGCACGGTTGCGGTGACCGGTCGAACGCTCGGAGGTGAAGACCGCCATGTCGACCTGCACACGGCGGCCGACGTAGCGCTCGAACATCTCCAGCACGCGATTGAAGCGCGTCGGCTCGTCTTTGCCTTCGATGAACGATGCGGCGGCGATGGCGCCGGCGTTGATCATCGGATTGAACGGCTTGCCCCCAAAGCTTTCGAGCTTGACGAGCGAGTTGAAGGCGTCCCCGGTCGGCTCGACGCCGATGTGCTTGAGCATCCCCTCGCGCCCGTGATCTTCGAGGGCCAGACCGTACACGAAGGGTTTGGACACGGACTGAATCGTGAAGGTCTGACCCGAGTCGCCGATGCAGAAGACGCGGCCGTCCACGGTGGTCAGACAGATGCCGAACCAGTCGGGATTGGCCTTGGTCAATTCGGGGATGTAGTCGGCCAGGGCGCCGTCATTCACGGCGGCGTACTTGCGGTGTATCTCCGAGAGCTTGGCCCGCAATGGGGAGACGACGGCCTTGAGGTCGCCGACGAGGGAATCCA
The nucleotide sequence above comes from Planctomycetota bacterium. Encoded proteins:
- a CDS encoding P-loop NTPase, producing the protein MAKIISVHSFRGGTGKSNTTANLALMIATRGNKVGIVDTDIQSPGIHTLFGLTEDRITHALNDYLWDKCNIEDAAYDVTPPGASAVYPSLNGHGQVFLIPSSIKGGEIAKILREGYDVAKLNDGFHTLIEKLDLDYLFIDTHPGVNEETLLSIAISDMLVLIMRPDHQDYQGTAVTVDLARRLEVPKMMIIVNKVPPRSDKAALKRDTEKAYGVPVAATIALTEDMVQMASRDLFCLHHPNHELTRTLLDVAAMLAE
- a CDS encoding GAF domain-containing protein; the protein is MSISSEKTIASKLRFETVALNLTRPDVDADVDQPYRDLENRYHALIDVVIPIGAMLFYERDYNVLLERILVETQKLCRADGGTLYLLTEEQALKFAIVRNTSLNIAMGGTADKGPPFESLQLYHPETGAPNLAHIATHCAITGQTINIPDAYGYPHFDFSGAKRFDQKTGYRSTSFVTVPLRSQTDRTIGVLQMINATDDDGKIIAFDPNMQRLIEALATLAAAALEHYQNEAKLRDRIAQLKVEIDHAKRAEEVSQIADTDYFRDLKARAAAIRSDSQRRRQ
- a CDS encoding Cof-type HAD-IIB family hydrolase, with the translated sequence MIWIASFLFRMLGLPIYCAGQPPAGRGVGREVCAIDMTDEQPTNPSGPTPEPPPESPPRPEPPVWPRIDLVAIDIDGTLLSTEKLLPVTTQRVIARCVERGVKIVLASARPPRSVREIHRLLKLNTMSIHYNGALICDLPANRHWCHVPLDPQLVKSIIALARKINPRVMISVEVLDKWYTDGVEEAYMPMTAPAGRSPDFVGPLDTVLTSPVTKLMLLDEPSRLAPVRGSIAKVFAGRVAMAVSDNYLIQLMNPQADKSAALQRVATAYGIPQRHVMAIGDAPNDCGMLRWAGLGVAVANAWVEVLDAADAVVPPNDVGGVAYALQHYVLDHPERQAAEPASIAVGQVTPAME
- the glsA gene encoding glutaminase A, with translation MDSLVGDLKAVVSPLRAKLSEIHRKYAAVNDGALADYIPELTKANPDWFGICLTTVDGRVFCIGDSGQTFTIQSVSKPFVYGLALEDHGREGMLKHIGVEPTGDAFNSLVKLESFGGKPFNPMINAGAIAAASFIEGKDEPTRFNRVLEMFERYVGRRVQVDMAVFTSERSTGHRNRAIAHFLLNFNNLGHALEESLDLYFKQCSLLVCAQDLAMMGATLANGGVHPVTQQRAIDPQYIKDLLSVMSTCGMYDYSGEWYYRVGLAAKSGVGGGICAVVPGVAGLGVFSPLLDPRGNSVRGILALEELSKYYELHVFGCHNNYEKLVNDCSRRGR